GAGGTATGTGGAACTCGCCCAGACAGTGGGCCTGTCGCGCTGGGGGTTCGTTCGCCGGATCGCGCTGCCCGGATCGCTGCCCGGGTTCTTCACCGGGCTGCGGCTCGCGGTCACGATCTCGTGGCTGGCGCTGGTCGTCGTGGAACAGGTCAACGCGACCAGCGGGATCGGCTACCTGATGACCCAGGCTCGCACCTACGGACAGATCGACGTCATCGTGGTCGGCCTGGTGATCTACGGCTTGCTCGGCCTGTTCGGCGATCTCCTCGTGCGCGCGGTGGAAAGGAAGGCGCTGTCATGGCGACAGACACTGGCGGACTGACCGTTGTCCGCGCCCGCGAGCTGCGGCGTGGCTTCGGCGACCGGGTCGTGCTGCGCGACCTCGACCTCGACATCGCCCGCGGCGAGTTCGTCGCGCTGCTCGGGCGCAGCGGCTCCGGCAAGAGCACGCTGCTGCGTGCTCTTGCCGAACTGGACTACGACGTGCCGGGATCCGGTGAGATGAGCGTGCCCACCGAGCGCTCGGTGGTTTTCCAGGACTCCCGGTTGCTGCCGTGGGTGCGGGTGCTCGACAACGTGACGCTCGGGCTCGGCGGGCCGGGTGCAGCCGAGCGTGGCCGCGCCGCCCTGGCCGAGGTCTGCCTGGCGGGCAGGGAAAAGGCCTGGCCCAAGGAGCTTTCCGGCGGTGAGCAACAACGCGTCGCGCTGGCCCGTTCGCTGGTGCGCGAGCCGGAGCTGCTGCTGGCGGACGAACCCTTCGGCGCGTTGGACGCGTTGACCAGGATCAGGATGCACGCGCTGCTGCAGGACCTGTGCGCCAAGCATCGGCCCGCCGTCCTGCTGGTCACCCACGACGTGGATGAGGCGGTGCTGCTCGCCGACCGCGTCCTTGTGCTCGACGACGGGCGTATCGCGGTGGACCAGCGCATCGACCTGGAACGTCCACGCCACCATGGTGACCCAGCGTTCCTGCGGCACCGGTCCCTGCTGCTGGCCAGCCTCGGTGTCGCGGAGACACCGGCCGACGATGGAGAGAAGAAAGCCTCATGACCGCACCGCGTCAGCTCAGTCTCAACGCGTTCATCTACCCGTCCGGCCACCACGAAGCCGCGTGGCGGCATCCGTCGAGCCGACCCGAGCGCATCTACGACGTCGCCTACTACCAAGAGATCGGCCGCACCGCGGAAGCGGCTAAGTTCGACGCGGTGTTCTTCGCCGACGGGCCCGCGCTGCGCACCAACGTGAAGCACAACGCCGCCTCCGGGCTGGAGCCGATCACCCTGCTCACCGCGATCGCCACGGCGACAACCCATCTCGGTCTCATCGCCACTGCGTCCACGACGTATTACGAGCCCTACAACCTGGCCAGGCTGTTCTCCACGCTGGACCACCTCTCCGGTGGCCGGGCGGGCTGGAACATCGTCACCACCGGGACCGATCTCGCCGCGGCCAACTTCGGCCTCGACAAGCACCCGGACCATGCCGAACGCTATGCGCGGGCACGGGAATTCGTCGATGCCGTGGTCGCGTTGTGGGACAGCTGGGAAGACGACGCCATCGTTCTGGACCAGGGCGCCGGGGTATACGCCGACACCGACAAGATCCACCCGATCGACTTCGCGGGCGAGTACCTC
The DNA window shown above is from Nocardia sp. NBC_01730 and carries:
- a CDS encoding ABC transporter ATP-binding protein, with the protein product MATDTGGLTVVRARELRRGFGDRVVLRDLDLDIARGEFVALLGRSGSGKSTLLRALAELDYDVPGSGEMSVPTERSVVFQDSRLLPWVRVLDNVTLGLGGPGAAERGRAALAEVCLAGREKAWPKELSGGEQQRVALARSLVREPELLLADEPFGALDALTRIRMHALLQDLCAKHRPAVLLVTHDVDEAVLLADRVLVLDDGRIAVDQRIDLERPRHHGDPAFLRHRSLLLASLGVAETPADDGEKKAS